The Polymorphobacter megasporae genome window below encodes:
- a CDS encoding type VI secretion system baseplate subunit TssE, which translates to MRDIAWILNDIHFAAAVPLDDFPEVRSSVLNQGVPDLTSMTVNRMTFEQRARDLTDAVRTFEPRLVSQSINVSFDKATTDEDNKLRFTIQGELKGALDDRYIEFKTSVALETGEVLVSS; encoded by the coding sequence ATGCGCGATATCGCCTGGATTTTAAACGACATCCATTTTGCGGCGGCAGTGCCGCTTGATGACTTCCCCGAAGTGCGCAGTTCGGTGCTCAATCAGGGCGTACCAGATCTGACGTCGATGACGGTCAACCGGATGACATTCGAGCAGCGCGCGCGCGACCTGACCGATGCGGTGCGCACTTTTGAGCCGCGGCTGGTGTCGCAGTCGATCAATGTCTCGTTCGACAAAGCGACAACCGACGAGGACAACAAGTTGCGCTTCACCATCCAGGGCGAACTGAAAGGCGCGCTCGACGACCGCTATATCGAGTTCAAGACATCGGTCGCGT